In Vespula pensylvanica isolate Volc-1 chromosome 2, ASM1446617v1, whole genome shotgun sequence, the genomic window actatatatatatatatatacatatatacatacatacatacatacatatatacatacatatatatagatctttACGAGTACTTGCCTGGGACATAAGATTCGCATCGTCCGATTCCGATTCTCCAATCGATTCGACGAGACTCTCACGACTGGCCAATACCTgaagacgagaaaaaataaagaaaagaataaaaaaaaaatatagttataagaataaaagatacttaaaaaaatgaaCTATCTCTtgatcttattatttcttagcAATTTTgatactattactattagtaAGTTAACATTATTTGTATGTCTTAGCACTTTTGCATTTTCATGTGTTTTGCTATATTTAATttcgagaattatttttcttgattattgtattatatctaTCCACATAAAaatgtgtgagtgtgtgtgtatgtatatattttgataatgatgatcattgtgatgataaaaaaaaaattgtggaATTCCTTAGAAAATTCGAACCTGAAGATATGGATTGTCTTGACGACTGAGCCTGATTGCCTCCATATCTTGATCGATGTTTCGCGTTCTACCTGGTGTCGAGGTCAAAAAAGAGTGTGACGGTGAGGGTTGACAAGCGACGTCGACGGCAACGGCAGTGACGCTCAAGGTCGACGGAATCCTCGACACGGCATTGTCGTTCTCGTTTCCCCCTCGGCGGCACGTGTTTGCGATAATGGCTGAAggtacatatattacatttcgTATATAACTACATAGAAACCTGTATACTTTTGGATGTGTATCTGATATGTATATGGGTTTGTGTATATAACGTTTATGAGATAGAGaacgtatttataatatatgtacgcgtgtgtgtatacgtttACTGCATTGATTTGGTACTCCGATAAAGTAAAGTACGAAGTACaacttctctctcactttatttgtcattaatatttatgtaatgcAAGCTAAAATATGGAACTAGGTAATAGTGGCTCTCCACCATCATTGAATGGATAATTAGAGCCCATTAAATACCTTTTTCGaggaaaaattttatcgttcatTACGTATTCGATGAATTAGAAgtttgttacatttttttttcttatatatatatatatatatatatatatatatgtatatgtatgtatgtatgtatgtatgtatgtatgtatgtatgtatgtatatatgtgtgtgttaaattttgttaattatgagactggaaattaaaaatttgtttctttttttatttatataggcCATCcttgtataaatttatgaaataaatttataaaaacataccAGGTGACTCAATCCTAGGAGAACGTTCCATTTCTTCGTCCTCGTTGATCTTCATTCCTAAATTGAGCTTCCTCGATTTAAAGAGGCTCGTTAGGAAGGTGGTACCCTTGCGCTTTACACGGTCGTATCGGTGCGCGTTTTCTGCTGACACGTGTATCATAATTTACCTGGAAATTAATAATGTTCCAAGTATCGATTAATTAGAGACTCGTAGAAGCGTgtataaaggaagagaaggagtcTATATACTTCTCGACCTAGACAAAGGGCTGCTATCATTACTAGTGAAATTGAAAGTGATGTTTTCCACTTTATCGAACTTATCCTTCCGCACTCGTTAAGTACTTCGTCCTTTAACTATTGTTTACTATAATCGTCGAACCGATAATTTGACAAAGTGTTTAAGTAAGTTcgttgatatatgtatttttattatagaatattatgtttataatagaagacaaaaaaaaacagagagaacgaaagaaaagaaggaaataaaataaccaCTTGAATCGAATTATTAGTAGTCGAGCAGGAAAAAGAGGCAACCCTTCCGAAGGTCGACACCCGTATCTCTGTTGAGCGGTTGTTACATTGGAATTAAGTGGTGGTGCTCGTTAtgacgaatgaaaaaggaaagtagtGAGAATGTAAAAACGTAGTAAGGACGTTGGTatttgtttgtgtgtatagtgtgtatgtgtatctatagATACCTAGAGATATACAGTAATGagtttcttttacaaaaataagctttactttatctttctctctttctcttttttccttcttttaatttttgtactCGGAAGAAGTTTACTATCACTATGGCGAGCAAAATCTTATTAACGGTAAACGTAAACACGTGTTCCAatgataatcgatcgattctctttATACAACGTATAAGtctattttgtatatatgtatatatacacatgtagaagttcgtatatgtacgtacacgtgcgcgtatatgtatatgtttattgaCTATACTTGATTAAAAGCACGAGTTGATCGAAAGCATAGTTTTTATGTATACGGATAAaggtaaatttttaatcatttataatttatagatgTGTATAACTGGATTagttataatagtatatatatatatatatatgattactATATCTGTATACTTGTAACgtggtatatttttatatttattactgtaCCTTGTATAGTTTTATGATGGCATATGTTACTGGATATTCATAacagtgtgtatatatatatatatatactctataATACTAAATACTCTACACTCTACATgtactttatatacatacgtctttacatttattatgtatatatattttatatatatgcacaattcttttatataaaatatatgtatatattgaattaagaaattgaaatattgaataatgaaataagaaatttgaaatagggaagaaagaaaagatgaaattgCAATTTCAAGTAATAGTTAAcaaattcctttctttcttttttctaatgtaCCTTTACTCGCGATTGATTCTCGAAGGAAAGCTCACGTGTATCGTTATCGATCACGTGTCTGGACTCTTTCATTTTGCGATACGCTAATTAAACAGCCCGCGTTTCTATCGGCGAAACGCTTTCCACATGCAAAccaacataaaaaaaaagcacttatataaactaatataaatttattgtcgTTAATACAACTTCAACAAACGTTTTCTTAACGATTGTCCTCGTCGagcttttaaaaattgaaactgACCGTAAAGTACGATCACGATCCGACGAGACCGTCTTGCGAACTGCAACTGCGGAAGGGTGTGCTCCTCTGGCTAGTTTTCGGACATTGCGCAGTTGCAACTGACACGGTGTACCAGCGAACCAGGTAAAgtgtaagaaagaagaaggtggcaaagaattgaaatgaaaagaaaaacgatagaaatgTATATCTATCTGTATTCTGTGTGAAAGTCAGAAAGAAAACATGaacgattttttatatgttcgtGCATgagtaggagaaagaaagagaaacagaataaaaaattcaagattTAGGTATTATAAGaccgaaagagatagaacgaaaaaACGTAAGATACGTGTGTATCTTTAtgtgaggaagaaagagaaagaaagaagttattaaaatgtttatatacgtGAAAGCATACGAGAGAGTGATAGAgcgaaaagaattaattaattatttggtATCtctgtaagaaaagaaagagagagagaaaggacattaaaaatgtgtatgtatgtatacgtatgtatgtacgagtgatagagatagaaaaaaaatctaagagacgtatatatatacttatattagagagtgaaagagacaaagatataGAGAGGGTGAATATAAGGGTTGGAATGAAGAAAGGTAAGAAGGGTGATACGGTCGGTGCCAAGTGTTTTAGAGTGCTGTGAAGTTGAGATACTCAAAGGCTTTTTCggacgtacatatgtatatgtattgtacgtatatatctcttCGTGACCTACATTGTCTACGTTTTCAAGAAATTCAACGACTTCTTATTCTTTGATGATAAGTAACTCTCGGAATACCGAGTATCGTTAAGCcttttgtatctctctctctccttctctttctctttctctttctctctgatatCGGAAACGCTTTGgagataattaatcgtttgaacgttcgattttatcaaaattttaaaaagaatgctAATTATTTCATGAAACTGTACAACTTGtcaataaattgttattttctaaatattagaTCTACTGTGTGTATTAAATTTagcgtataaaaattaattaaataaatatatcatttctatatatttctatatatattatatataatctatatattaaattagatataaatttatatatgtatgatcaagattattatttaaataaataaaaaatttgttaataaaatggaCAGAACTTTTACGTAGATCGCGAtagattattgaaattaaaataattaaattaatcaatacaagaaacaaaattaacaaaaggaaagagaagaaaagaaattcttttcttcttcctaaaCTTTAATCATCGTTGCGATCTAAATTCGTGAAAATCATTCATGCATATACTCGATCGTAAACACGAAAgcaaagaagaacgaagaaagagagagaaagagagagagagaaagagagagagagagagagagagagaaagggaaagagagcaagagagaattAGAATTTAGAAAGGCTAAGTAAAAATTCGCATGCACGCGTTTCAAATATCTTACATGGATAACACGTCAGATCGATCATGCTAATCATTCGTGAGCCACGTAATCATTTCAACCCTGTATAGAACCTAACTTCCAgacaaaaaaattagaatacaTTTTTACCCTTACGTTCTTACTCTAACGATATCGTTCTAGTTATTATCAACCCCACccataaaagaaaacaaagaaaagggaaaagacaAAAGCAAATAAAAGGAACATTCCATTTTTTAGAAATGAACAGATGCATTTTACAAGAGAATGAAATTCGAAAGTAAGCTGTAATGATAAGATACAAGTTTGAGTAAGTAATTTCCCCGAGTAATTTTCCACGAGCATACCATTTGATATCGTCCTATCCGGCTTTGcttatacgatcgatcgaatatactCGTCCGTTctcgagcgagaaagaaagagagtgagtctACACGAGGGAAGAAGCGTCGAGTCGAGTATTCCAGCCCTCCCGTCACACCTACTATTACTACgacaaatattacatatacatgcataaacgtacatagatacatacatagatacatatatatatgtgtagagagaaagagagaaagaaaaaaagagtcacacatgtacatagaagaaaaatacctACAGCTCCACCACGCGAgttattcgaagaaagaaaggttcACGCACCTGTCGATGATGGCCCATCGTCTTTGCTCACAATTGTAACAATTTATCTCCAATTTCTTCtacctatttatttttcgatctttACTTTTGATCAACCGTTACGTTCGCTTTAATTACacgcgaaaaaagaaaatagtcttCTTCGAATTTGTctctgataaaataaaattcgcgAAAGATTTTACGATAATACGCTTACTGTACACGCTCCTTGTAAACAAGAAACCAAGTATTTACAAAAAACGATTCTCATTCGCGTTCGAACGTGCGAATCCGTCCGTCCGCAAAACGCTCGAGAGAAGGCTCCGAGTTTTCTGCTgatcctccttccttccttccttccttccttccgcgGAGAGGCGGGTGGAGTGCGGACGAAACGCGTTCCGCGCAAGCTCGACTCCGTGGCGACCCTTCGACCGCGCATCTACAAAACACCCTACATTTTCCTTATTATCGCTCAAgtcttgttattattgttatcattattattattattgttgttattgttattattaatggcTTTTGCGTGGAGTCTGTAATTTACTCTctactttgtttcttcttttttcttttatctctatctacctatctatctatctatctatctatttatctatctttatgtTACGTGACGGTTAAGCATTTAATAGgcgcgtatgtgtatgtgtatatacgtatggtTTATACGTTGACATTGTATATACGAAGTTTACAGATTGACGGTACATTGTACTCgctgaaagaaataaaacgctATGAATTCACGTGATCGTGTGTCgtttttataatgaattatatttttgtcaatttcgtgtgtgtgtgtgtgtgtgtatatatatatattgtatgtatttataaatgtgtAGTTTTTCTTGAGGAACTAATTAAGtgatatttatcttatatacgtacgtgtcgTACTCCTCCATAAAATTTGTGTAtatgaaatcaaataaatgtgAATCGACTAAATTTAAtgcacatacgtatgtacattgtgtaaatatttatatatatatttttttttctgaatgtgcatttctttttaaggaactatattaaatgatttttattttatttatatgtgtcgaataactaaaatatttatatatgtatatgtacatgtcaATTAACTttcatgcatatatgtatatatgtaggctTAGACATTTCAAatgtgtatttcttttttaaggaacgaattaaatgatttttgtcTTACATATAGATCTGCATGCATATGTAAAAATCAACTAattctctataaaaattaatctttacaTGTACGTATCGCACTTGGGAAAAATCGTTTCGAGAAATTCTCAAGTACGTTCGCTTTTCAAAATGtttaatagtaaaaaagataatatgtaCAATCTCAGAAAAATTCTTAGATATTACATTATTGTAACCGTAGACACTGGTGCGACGAGCGAGACTCGATCgtcgagaaacgaaataagCGAATgaattttagatattttcttctttctctctttctttctctctctctctctctctctttctcccatctCAGCGCTAATTCCATTTATCATCACGTTGATTCTTTTAGACGTCATCGATTTTCGgtataacaaaatttcatttattatatgtatatattattgtttgttaatttctttcctttcctatttaataacgtaatacgaaagagataattcgcttttaaaaaatttcactttAGCAGCATACACCACATGCACGTAGTACGAAtatctcgatctttttatttcctttctttctttcttctcacaaattttttctccatacttatttctcgtttcttaatttttttttctttcttccccttcttcttgTTATTTACTAACAAATGTTATTACTTCGCATATCTCATGGTTATAAGACCCATCGTTGATCTCGGaatcataatattattgtatatatcaaagatacatacatctaCGCATCGCATTCTCCACATACTCGTTGTGGAGTCTAAAAAAATGAACACGTACTATCAGGACAGTCTTACACTTTCGTCGAGCGAATCCtgattacaaaagaaaagaaaaaaagaaacaattttttttcttttcaaaccgACAAGTATATCGTCTATCCACTAaataggaaaaacaaaaatgtaacGTATATGACGAAGATAACGACCAGGACGTTAAACACGTTtgaatacaattaaataaacttagtcaaaaataacaaatttctatGTATCGCTAACGACGACGAATCTCTACAAAAAGCGCTCGACATAAAGTgcagtacatatgtatacggtAGGTATATTGTATATAGGAACACCTCGCAAGAGGTTGGCGTGTTTGTagtattagataaaaaaaaaaagaaaaaaaaaaaagaaaacagattaaaaaagaaaaaagaaaaaaaagaaaaataaagaaacgaataagtTCTCTCGTTAGTTTTTCCCTTCTACGACACAACATGCGTCTACGAATatctttcatataatataatataatataatataatataatataatataatataatataatataatatataatataatataatataatataatataataatataatataataataataataaaataatattaataatattaattcaaaaaaaaaagaaaaacataacgAGCTCCTCGTTACAAGCTATTAACAATTCTGGAACGAACGGTTTGCGCTTTCATACgcttttttatctcgataatATCGTTAACTATATAACAAAAGGtccaaattataataatgatcaaatagtgataataatacaatattaataataatagtaataatatagaCGCTCTCTGCTAATGCTATCGATATGTAAATCTAGAAAATTTCTACGCTTCCGTATAAATTACAGCGACACCAAGAAACATTGTCTAATATTAtgcataaaaattaattcatattatttctctttttctctctctctctctctctctctctctctctcgcattcAATGGTTTTCctcattctttccttctttctctctttctctctctacaatatataatctatatatatttatatatgtataatataaaacatttcaatAAATCACAGTTACTTAAAAACGTTcgcttcccttttctttcttttaaactatcctctcctttttttttgccaCGTTACtcgatctttcgttttatcgcaataacgaaaaataaaacaaatgaaaaaaaaatagaataaaattgaataaaatgtaaatgacaataaaaaagaaaaagaaaaaggaaaaggaaaagaaaaagaaaaatacatacgtaatacaATGGCGTCTTGTACGAACatgtttccttctctctctttctccttttttctctctctctctctctctctctctctttttctctctgtttcgaAAGCAGAGATAGCTTCGTAATATTAACAAGCGTTGTTCATATGCAGACGAATGATGAATTCTAAtcaggataaaaaaaagaaaataaaaagaaaaggtaaaaaaaaaaaaaaaagaaaaaagaaaagaattggaatattaaaaaaaaaaaaaaagcttcaatcttttcttttttccttcgcgaTTCACGAAGAGGATGATCTCGAACACTAGTCACCTTTCCTCCCGCACTCACTTGAAAACGTAACGAACGTCTATCCGTCGTCTCTTCTCACGTCTTTTTACACTTTCGAGAGATGACGTTTGCAAAGTATAAGCACGTGTCTAGTTGCAGTAGAGAGTATGCGTCACAAGTGTCATATGAATCACGCAACTACACAATGATGACGACAAAGTTAACGTCAAGAAGAAACTTCCGTTATtctggttttttcttttcgttccttcctttctttcttcttttttttttctttctttttttctttttcgtctttttttttttttttttttttttttttttttaaattaattcatcgCGTTAATTGAGAATGATAATCAAATTAGGTTCAAGATTCTCTTGCTCACTTGTACACtcataatattcaatttttttttataattaattaattagaaaaaagaaatatttcttgcgTTATCTTCgcacttcctctctctttctctctgtctgatctgtctgtctgtctgtctatctgtatATCTGTCTGCCTCGAAGATACTGAAAATACTGACTACTCTGAGAAACTAGTGATCACACGCGAgttacatgcatacatatatcgtgGCCATGATCGAtatgataaaagataagagagaacaTGCTCGCGCTTTACGTTCCTTCGCGTGAAAGCGTTGACTTTCGTTCATAAGGGATATTATTAATCGTCATGAAATATGTACGAGCTAATCCGACTTTCTAATTCTACAACGAGCCAATTCAGacgtcgttaattaatttcccATTTGTTTCTTATAAAATGTTCTTCTATACActtatgtgtgcgtgcgtgtgtgtgtacgtaagtGTATCATCGTCGCTTTTTATTacatctttcctctttcttagcttttaattattatcaaagatGGATGAATTccgctttctttctccatctcgcatgtaaaattacaaaaaaaaaaaaaaaaaaaaaaactgtgctctttttttcatctcgcATGTAagattacaaagaaaaaaaaaggagcagTGGTATAGTaacgactaaaaaaaaaaaaaaaaaaaaaagaataccataaatgaaaaagaaaaaatcgattaattcattTCGACAT contains:
- the LOC122637770 gene encoding uncharacterized protein LOC122637770; protein product: MIHVSAENAHRYDRVKRKGTTFLTSLFKSRKLNLGMKINEDEEMERSPRIESPAIIANTCRRGGNENDNAVSRIPSTLSVTAVAVDVACQPSPSHSFLTSTPGRTRNIDQDMEAIRLSRQDNPYLQVLASRESLVESIGESESDDANLMSQELCDTDPLTLAQVHEHLVRSPPPASWPHSTAFDFSRHNQNYGTHRGNEQELSRSEPSTDIRDRHSHTFSLLHPTPIRSFSEVRRLHRSADDSVQLMSNE